In one Butyrivibrio proteoclasticus B316 genomic region, the following are encoded:
- a CDS encoding low molecular weight protein-tyrosine-phosphatase — MIRILFVCHGNICRSTMAEFIMKDIVNKQGLADAFHIESSATHTDEIWNGVGSPVYPPARAKLREHGIGTDDNELGVSQKRARLTSRTDYDKFDFIIGMDSANIRNLNGIFGGDPDKKIFKMLEFADRDGDVADPWYTGNFDATWRDCSDGCHGLFRQIMMDSRFAGDLGDGGFSDSDDEGYYSDGLKYDDFPRG, encoded by the coding sequence ATGATAAGAATTTTATTCGTCTGCCACGGCAACATTTGCCGTTCGACAATGGCTGAGTTCATAATGAAAGACATAGTCAACAAACAGGGGCTGGCAGATGCTTTTCATATTGAGTCATCTGCGACCCATACTGATGAGATATGGAATGGAGTGGGAAGTCCGGTGTATCCACCTGCGAGAGCGAAGCTAAGAGAGCATGGGATAGGCACGGATGATAATGAGCTTGGAGTTAGTCAGAAGAGGGCAAGGCTTACTTCCAGAACTGACTATGATAAGTTTGACTTCATTATTGGAATGGACAGTGCCAACATCAGAAATCTGAATGGGATATTTGGCGGAGATCCGGATAAAAAGATATTCAAGATGCTGGAGTTTGCTGACAGAGATGGGGATGTAGCTGATCCGTGGTATACAGGGAACTTTGATGCTACCTGGAGGGACTGTAGCGATGGATGCCACGGGCTGTTCAGACAGATCATGATGGATTCTCGTTTCGCTGGTGACCTTGGTGATGGGGGTTTCTCGGATTCAGATGATGAAGGTTACTATAGCGACGGGCTCAAATATGACGACTTCCCTCGAGGATAA
- the carB gene encoding carbamoyl-phosphate synthase large subunit, protein MAQRTDIHKVLIIGSGPIVIGQACEFDYSGTQACKALRSLGYEIVLVNSNPATIMTDPEMADKTYIEPLNVERVAAVIEKERPDALLPNLGGQSGLNLCSELYKAGILDKFNVKVIGVQVDAIERGEDRTEFKKTMDMLGIEMARSKACYSIEEALAEADELGYPVVLRPAYTMGGAGGGLVYNKEELQTVCARGLQASIIHQVLVEESILGWEELELEVVRDKDNNMITVCFIENVDPVGVHTGDSFCTAPMLTISEDLQKELQRQAYKIVEHIGVIGGTNVQFAHDPVSGRVIVIEINPRTSRSSALASKATGFPIALVSAKLATGLTLSELPDSKFGTLDKYVPNGDYVVVKFARWAFEKFRGVEDKLGTQMRAVGEVMSIGKNFKEAFQKAIRSLEKDRYGLGCIEKFEKMSREELLRLLKDASSERYFLIYEAIKKGVTVEEIFNITKVKHYFLNEIKELVEEEKALLTESKGSVPAKEALIKAKKDGFSDKYLSKLLGVSEDDIRNTRMGFGLNEAWDGVHVYGTDGSAYYYSTYQDESALEHPMKLSTGENKKIMILGGGPNRIGQGIEFDYCCVHAAMALKKLGFETIIVNCNPETVSTDYDTSDKLYFEPLTLEDVLQIYRKEQPLGVIAQFGGQTPLNLAAKLKEEGVNILGTTPEVIDLAEDRDQFRMMMEKLGIPMAEAGMASDVEEAKEIAARIGYPVMVRPSFVLGGRGMEIVRSKEQMEEYMRAAVGVTPDRPILIDRFLHNALECEADAISDGEHAFVPAVMEHIELAGIHSGDSACIIPSKHISDKHLKTIEEYTRKIAVEMNVVGLMNMQYAIEDDTVYVLEANPRASRTVPLVSKVCGIRMVPLATDIITAELTGRKSPVPELIATKKDAEPPYYGVKEAVFPFNMFPEVDPVLGPEMRSTGEVLGLAKTPGEAFFKAEEAAGMGLPLEGAVLISLNQEDKPHAACLAKSFAKDGFKIYATGKTYDLITEAGIEATKIMKNYEGGRPNVEDIIKNGEVQLIINTPIGRGAEHDDGYLRRDAIKARIPYITTVAAGKAAAEGIHEVKEKGCGHINSLQEYHDKL, encoded by the coding sequence ATGGCACAAAGAACTGATATACACAAAGTTTTGATTATCGGCTCGGGACCGATTGTTATTGGGCAAGCGTGTGAATTTGACTATTCCGGTACGCAAGCCTGCAAGGCTCTTAGGAGTCTTGGATATGAAATTGTTTTAGTTAACTCCAATCCGGCAACTATCATGACGGATCCGGAGATGGCGGATAAGACTTATATCGAACCACTTAATGTGGAACGTGTAGCAGCAGTTATTGAAAAGGAAAGGCCAGATGCTCTTCTACCTAATCTTGGTGGACAGTCAGGCCTTAATCTGTGTTCTGAATTATACAAGGCCGGAATTCTCGACAAATTCAACGTAAAAGTTATTGGTGTTCAAGTTGACGCTATTGAGCGTGGCGAGGACAGAACAGAATTTAAAAAGACAATGGATATGCTTGGTATCGAAATGGCTCGTTCCAAGGCTTGTTACAGTATAGAAGAGGCTCTTGCCGAAGCTGATGAACTTGGATATCCTGTAGTGCTTCGTCCTGCCTATACAATGGGCGGCGCCGGTGGCGGACTTGTATATAACAAGGAAGAGCTTCAGACAGTTTGCGCACGTGGCCTTCAGGCATCTATTATTCATCAGGTTCTTGTTGAGGAGTCAATTCTTGGCTGGGAAGAGCTTGAACTTGAAGTTGTTCGTGACAAGGACAACAACATGATCACGGTATGCTTTATTGAGAATGTTGATCCTGTAGGCGTTCATACAGGTGATTCCTTCTGTACAGCTCCTATGCTCACTATTTCAGAAGACCTGCAAAAAGAGCTCCAGCGTCAGGCATATAAAATTGTAGAGCACATCGGCGTTATTGGTGGAACTAACGTACAATTTGCGCATGATCCTGTAAGCGGAAGAGTTATCGTAATAGAGATTAACCCAAGAACCTCACGTTCTTCAGCTCTTGCCAGCAAGGCTACAGGGTTTCCGATTGCACTTGTTTCAGCCAAGCTTGCTACAGGACTTACTCTTTCAGAACTCCCTGATTCTAAATTTGGAACCCTTGATAAATATGTTCCTAATGGCGATTATGTTGTTGTTAAGTTTGCACGCTGGGCTTTTGAGAAGTTCAGGGGAGTAGAAGATAAGCTCGGTACACAGATGAGAGCGGTTGGAGAAGTTATGAGTATCGGTAAGAACTTCAAAGAGGCTTTCCAGAAGGCAATCAGGTCCCTTGAAAAAGACCGCTATGGACTTGGATGTATTGAAAAGTTTGAGAAAATGTCCAGGGAAGAACTTCTTAGATTATTAAAGGACGCTTCATCTGAAAGATACTTCCTCATATATGAGGCAATTAAAAAGGGAGTTACCGTAGAAGAAATCTTTAATATAACCAAGGTTAAGCATTATTTCCTTAATGAGATAAAAGAGCTTGTTGAAGAAGAGAAAGCTCTTTTAACAGAGTCAAAGGGAAGCGTTCCGGCTAAGGAAGCCCTGATTAAAGCCAAAAAAGATGGCTTTTCGGATAAGTACTTATCAAAGCTCTTGGGAGTTTCCGAAGATGATATCAGAAACACCAGAATGGGCTTTGGACTTAATGAAGCCTGGGATGGTGTCCATGTATATGGCACAGATGGCAGTGCTTACTACTACTCAACATATCAGGATGAGAGCGCTTTAGAGCATCCTATGAAGCTTTCCACAGGTGAGAACAAGAAGATCATGATCCTTGGCGGCGGCCCTAACAGAATCGGTCAGGGAATTGAGTTTGACTATTGCTGCGTTCATGCTGCTATGGCGCTTAAAAAGCTCGGCTTTGAGACAATCATTGTCAACTGTAACCCTGAGACTGTTTCTACTGATTATGATACTTCAGACAAGCTCTACTTTGAGCCTCTTACACTTGAGGATGTTCTGCAGATATACCGCAAGGAGCAGCCACTTGGCGTAATTGCTCAGTTTGGTGGTCAGACACCACTTAATCTTGCTGCCAAGCTCAAGGAAGAGGGCGTTAATATTCTTGGTACAACCCCTGAAGTTATTGACCTTGCAGAGGACAGAGACCAGTTCCGCATGATGATGGAGAAGCTTGGAATTCCTATGGCAGAGGCAGGAATGGCATCTGATGTTGAGGAAGCCAAAGAAATAGCGGCACGCATCGGATATCCTGTAATGGTTCGACCTTCATTTGTTCTTGGCGGACGAGGAATGGAAATTGTCAGAAGCAAAGAGCAGATGGAAGAATACATGAGAGCTGCTGTTGGTGTAACGCCTGACAGACCTATCCTCATTGACAGATTCCTTCATAATGCGCTTGAATGTGAGGCTGACGCTATAAGTGATGGAGAGCATGCTTTTGTACCTGCGGTTATGGAGCATATTGAACTTGCAGGTATTCATTCAGGAGACTCTGCATGCATAATCCCATCCAAGCATATTTCAGACAAGCATCTTAAGACTATCGAAGAGTACACCAGAAAGATAGCTGTTGAGATGAATGTCGTGGGACTTATGAATATGCAGTATGCGATTGAGGATGATACTGTTTATGTTCTTGAGGCTAATCCAAGAGCGTCCAGAACAGTTCCGCTTGTATCCAAGGTTTGCGGAATCAGGATGGTTCCTCTTGCTACAGATATTATTACTGCAGAGCTTACAGGCCGTAAATCACCTGTGCCGGAACTAATTGCTACTAAGAAGGATGCTGAACCTCCTTATTATGGGGTAAAAGAGGCAGTGTTCCCATTTAATATGTTCCCTGAAGTTGATCCGGTTCTGGGACCTGAGATGAGATCAACTGGAGAAGTACTCGGACTTGCCAAAACTCCCGGAGAAGCCTTCTTCAAGGCAGAAGAGGCTGCTGGAATGGGACTTCCTCTTGAAGGAGCTGTTCTTATCTCACTTAATCAGGAGGACAAACCGCACGCTGCCTGCCTTGCAAAGAGCTTTGCAAAAGACGGCTTTAAGATTTATGCAACCGGTAAGACCTATGATCTTATTACAGAGGCTGGAATTGAAGCTACTAAGATAATGAAGAATTACGAGGGCGGACGTCCTAATGTAGAAGACATTATCAAGAATGGTGAGGTTCAGCTTATCATAAACACACCGATTGGCCGTGGAGCTGAGCATGATGACGGATATCTTCGCCGCGATGCGATCAAAGCCCGCATACCATACATTACAACTGTTGCTGCAGGTAAGGCTGCGGCAGAGGGCATTCATGAGGTGAAAGAGAAGGGCTGTGGCCATATCAATTCTCTTCAGGAATATCACGACAAGTTATAA
- a CDS encoding putative bifunctional diguanylate cyclase/phosphodiesterase, whose protein sequence is MGITVEELRNYIKVMQGMYDVVRLVEPASCHVVKADPAEGALEGEKCYTTWGKCERCTNCTSYQATIRNRVQEKNEVRDGVECHVISLPVPTEKNGIRNNSYCIELVSYGKKASGSRENEILAVTGNNEDALYVSIVGNKRVSDEIISLSLLDSEIGLICFDEAGNCIYSNKQAFKMFHIPNELSKMQEFIKDWLIDQYIRNTSGVWSQYYSYEGSEYLYEVHQMVATTEHGNGILGSCIAVMNITDEALNTGGVKFRETHDALTGIYNQEGFYKSVRAAITDNPDEEYYIMCSNIRKFKLINQLFGMEKGDEVLKSIARNLEQWCVKGEIYGRTHSDEFVLFMKKKNFIQEEFVEAVRNVASLLDSSIYRLEFQIGVYQIANVREHIYEMLDKARMAMESIPDGKELTIAFYDDEMLSNTLRENEIINSFHAALDEGQFHIFLQPQVDKNGKLSGGEALARWIHPERGIIPPGMFIGVLENANLIYKMDRYVWELAARQLSLWKGTDKEKYRISVNISPKDLQFLDIEVVFSELADKYQIDPGKLNLEITETAVASNIGNCIEHMDHLRKKGFLVEIDDFGSGYSSLNLLKDFVVDVLKIDMKFLPTSKDHRRAEIILEHIINMAQSLDMVVIAEGVETKEQLQMLCKMGCNLFQGYYFSKPVDIETFEGYDGKIEQ, encoded by the coding sequence ATGGGAATTACCGTTGAGGAACTTAGGAATTACATAAAGGTCATGCAGGGGATGTACGATGTTGTACGACTGGTTGAACCTGCATCATGTCATGTGGTCAAGGCTGATCCTGCGGAAGGAGCACTTGAGGGGGAAAAGTGCTATACCACCTGGGGAAAGTGCGAGAGATGTACTAATTGCACGAGCTATCAGGCAACGATCAGAAACAGAGTTCAGGAAAAAAATGAGGTTAGAGATGGTGTGGAATGCCATGTGATCTCGCTTCCTGTTCCAACCGAGAAAAATGGGATCAGAAATAATTCATATTGTATTGAACTTGTAAGCTATGGTAAAAAAGCTTCCGGATCACGTGAAAACGAGATTCTTGCAGTGACCGGTAATAACGAAGATGCTCTTTATGTGAGCATTGTTGGAAATAAAAGGGTAAGTGATGAGATTATTTCCCTGTCCCTTCTTGATTCTGAGATAGGTCTTATTTGTTTTGACGAGGCTGGAAATTGCATATATTCCAATAAACAGGCTTTTAAAATGTTTCATATTCCAAATGAGCTCAGCAAAATGCAGGAGTTCATTAAGGACTGGCTGATAGATCAGTATATCAGGAATACTTCTGGAGTCTGGAGTCAGTACTATTCTTATGAAGGCTCTGAATATCTTTATGAAGTTCACCAGATGGTTGCAACTACCGAGCATGGTAATGGAATACTGGGCTCTTGTATAGCTGTCATGAATATTACTGATGAAGCTCTTAATACCGGCGGCGTCAAGTTCAGGGAAACGCATGATGCTCTTACGGGTATATATAATCAGGAAGGCTTCTATAAGTCAGTTAGAGCTGCGATTACCGATAACCCGGATGAAGAGTACTACATAATGTGCTCTAATATTCGGAAATTTAAGCTTATCAATCAGCTTTTTGGCATGGAAAAAGGAGATGAGGTGCTAAAGAGCATAGCAAGAAATCTTGAGCAGTGGTGCGTAAAGGGTGAAATATATGGAAGAACTCATTCGGATGAGTTTGTTCTTTTCATGAAAAAGAAAAACTTTATCCAGGAAGAGTTTGTAGAGGCGGTCAGAAATGTTGCGTCTCTTTTGGACAGCAGTATATATAGGCTTGAGTTTCAGATTGGCGTTTATCAGATAGCTAATGTGCGTGAACACATTTATGAAATGCTCGATAAGGCCAGAATGGCCATGGAATCCATACCGGATGGAAAAGAGCTGACAATTGCCTTCTACGACGATGAAATGCTCAGTAATACTTTGCGTGAAAATGAAATCATAAATAGTTTTCACGCTGCGCTTGATGAAGGACAGTTTCATATCTTCCTGCAGCCGCAGGTAGACAAAAATGGAAAACTATCAGGCGGAGAGGCTCTTGCCAGATGGATTCATCCTGAGAGAGGTATTATTCCTCCGGGAATGTTTATCGGTGTTCTGGAGAATGCCAATCTGATCTACAAGATGGACAGATATGTTTGGGAGCTTGCTGCGAGACAATTGTCTTTATGGAAAGGCACAGATAAGGAAAAGTACAGGATTTCAGTTAATATTTCTCCTAAGGATCTTCAATTTCTTGATATTGAAGTTGTATTTAGCGAGCTTGCAGATAAGTATCAGATCGATCCGGGAAAACTGAATCTTGAGATAACAGAAACAGCAGTTGCTTCTAATATTGGTAATTGTATCGAGCATATGGATCATCTTAGAAAGAAGGGCTTTCTTGTAGAAATAGATGATTTTGGATCGGGATATTCGTCACTTAATCTGCTCAAGGATTTTGTTGTAGATGTTCTTAAGATAGATATGAAGTTTCTTCCTACTTCCAAAGATCACAGAAGAGCTGAGATTATTCTGGAGCATATTATTAATATGGCCCAGAGTCTTGATATGGTCGTCATAGCTGAAGGCGTCGAGACCAAAGAACAGCTACAGATGCTATGTAAGATGGGTTGTAATCTTTTCCAGGGATACTATTTTTCTAAACCGGTTGATATTGAGACCTTTGAGGGATATGATGGAAAGATAGAACAGTGA
- a CDS encoding sensor domain-containing diguanylate cyclase has product MNQKKYSFHTYEELVTIVDVIKDSKDYKSASGVLMQLYNPKIDADDEAIVDYINANCSNACLIGLTCANIADEEFDIKDNPIELNITYFKKTRLIEYDFDLNIATGFVAGRMINEALQDIDDAKCMLTCYSCGSAVIHSFVSEFSHHKLPMFGAKAGRSIRALNTAKAYGKRAGDNKIVSVIFAGTDLHIFMDNCLGFKEIGVEMVVTKTEGDNIIAEIDHRPATEVYSKYLKVSPGKYFVENVCEFPMIFHRRDCVIARVPSAYGEDNSIHFTSDVVKGEKLRLSYGSADNLLDTISESVRGIKNFNPEAVFLFECGNRVRFLKEKASSETASYRILYPEVSVAVGYAEIYESASGSGGVLNSALVAVGLKEDPDAEDEFRPGVTYIDDTQIQEDERDYIPFVDRILNFLERTSIELDSMNKELGKIAYTDQLTRIYNRWELENKVNEILSECNEGGNRASIIFMDIDHFKHVNDTYGHDVGDMVLRASVDIIRDNLEAQHVFGRWGGEEFIYVLPDTGIDEAVEFAENLRKQIQDNCFVTVQHITMSFGVTQNIAGDTLETFVKRADDGLYKAKEGGRNRVVRN; this is encoded by the coding sequence ATGAATCAGAAAAAATATTCTTTTCATACCTATGAAGAGCTTGTGACTATAGTGGATGTTATCAAAGACAGCAAGGATTACAAGTCTGCCTCCGGAGTGCTTATGCAGCTGTACAATCCCAAGATTGATGCCGATGATGAAGCTATTGTAGACTACATCAATGCAAATTGCAGTAATGCCTGCCTCATAGGACTTACCTGTGCTAACATAGCTGACGAGGAATTTGATATTAAGGATAATCCAATCGAGCTTAATATTACTTATTTTAAGAAAACTCGTCTGATAGAATATGATTTTGATCTTAATATAGCCACCGGATTTGTTGCCGGAAGAATGATCAACGAAGCACTTCAGGATATAGATGATGCGAAGTGCATGCTTACCTGCTATTCATGCGGTAGCGCGGTCATACATTCTTTTGTCAGTGAATTTAGCCATCATAAACTGCCGATGTTCGGAGCTAAGGCGGGGCGAAGCATCAGAGCCCTTAACACGGCCAAGGCCTATGGTAAAAGAGCTGGAGACAACAAGATAGTTTCTGTCATATTTGCAGGAACTGATCTCCATATTTTTATGGATAACTGTCTGGGCTTTAAGGAAATTGGTGTTGAGATGGTTGTCACCAAGACAGAGGGCGATAACATTATTGCAGAAATTGATCACAGGCCTGCTACTGAAGTTTATTCCAAATATCTCAAGGTTAGCCCAGGCAAATATTTTGTCGAGAATGTATGCGAATTTCCTATGATCTTCCATAGAAGGGATTGTGTGATAGCAAGGGTTCCTTCGGCTTATGGAGAGGATAATTCTATTCATTTTACTTCTGATGTGGTAAAAGGTGAAAAGCTAAGACTTTCATACGGAAGCGCGGATAATCTTCTGGATACTATCAGCGAATCTGTGCGCGGAATCAAGAATTTCAATCCGGAAGCGGTATTTTTGTTTGAATGTGGTAACAGAGTCCGTTTCCTCAAAGAAAAAGCAAGTAGTGAGACAGCAAGCTATAGGATTCTGTATCCGGAAGTCTCGGTTGCTGTGGGATATGCTGAAATCTATGAATCTGCGTCTGGAAGCGGCGGCGTTCTAAACAGCGCTCTTGTAGCTGTGGGACTTAAAGAAGATCCTGATGCTGAAGACGAGTTTAGACCCGGTGTTACTTATATTGACGATACACAGATTCAGGAAGATGAAAGAGATTATATCCCGTTTGTTGACAGAATTCTGAATTTCCTTGAGAGAACTTCAATAGAGCTTGATTCCATGAATAAAGAGCTCGGCAAGATAGCCTATACTGACCAGCTCACCAGGATTTATAACAGGTGGGAGCTTGAAAACAAGGTAAACGAAATCCTCTCTGAGTGCAACGAGGGCGGAAACAGGGCATCGATCATCTTCATGGATATTGATCACTTCAAGCATGTAAATGACACTTATGGCCACGATGTTGGAGATATGGTTCTAAGGGCCTCTGTAGATATTATCAGAGATAATCTCGAGGCACAGCATGTGTTTGGCAGATGGGGAGGAGAAGAATTTATTTATGTCCTTCCGGATACGGGTATTGATGAGGCAGTTGAATTTGCAGAAAACCTCAGAAAGCAAATTCAGGATAACTGCTTTGTTACTGTGCAGCATATAACTATGAGCTTTGGTGTTACCCAGAACATAGCGGGAGACACCCTTGAAACTTTTGTTAAAAGAGCTGACGACGGCCTTTACAAGGCAAAAGAAGGTGGAAGAAACAGAGTGGTAAGAAATTAA
- the sfsA gene encoding DNA/RNA nuclease SfsA has translation MKYDNITKAVFVNRPNRFIAEVDIDGKREIVHVKNTGRCKELLIPGCEVWLTEPGTADRKTRYDLVAVRKDNGILFNIDSQAPNKVVKEWLSTQGYDKVIPEYKYGNSRIDFYMERGEDKYLMEVKGCTLEIDGVGYFPDAPTQRGVKHLQELAVATRAGYRALLTFVIQMDGVSEVRANISTHPEFGAALDAAKAAGVEVLFLKCHVEPDSLEFCQGD, from the coding sequence ATGAAATACGACAACATAACCAAAGCGGTCTTTGTAAATCGCCCTAATCGTTTTATTGCAGAAGTCGATATCGATGGGAAAAGAGAAATTGTCCATGTCAAGAATACTGGCAGGTGCAAAGAGCTTCTGATTCCAGGATGTGAGGTGTGGCTGACTGAGCCGGGAACAGCTGACAGAAAGACCAGATATGACCTTGTGGCAGTCAGGAAGGATAATGGTATTCTTTTTAATATAGACAGCCAGGCACCTAACAAGGTGGTAAAAGAGTGGCTCTCTACGCAAGGGTATGACAAGGTTATCCCTGAATATAAGTATGGCAACTCCAGAATTGATTTTTATATGGAACGAGGGGAAGACAAATATCTAATGGAAGTCAAGGGATGCACTCTTGAGATAGATGGTGTTGGGTATTTCCCTGATGCTCCTACGCAGCGCGGGGTTAAGCATTTGCAGGAACTAGCTGTAGCTACACGTGCGGGCTACAGGGCTTTGCTTACTTTTGTAATACAGATGGATGGAGTATCAGAAGTCAGAGCCAATATCTCAACCCACCCGGAGTTTGGAGCAGCGCTTGATGCTGCTAAGGCTGCCGGAGTTGAAGTACTTTTCTTGAAATGTCACGTTGAACCTGATTCACTGGAATTTTGTCAAGGTGATTAG
- a CDS encoding helicase HerA-like domain-containing protein → MYKDGKIWVANNDNGENVFLLPKMANRHGLIAGATGTGKTVTLKVLAESFSDMGVPVFLADVKGDLSGMVLEGTDSEDMQKRIQKFGLDQAGFKYQKYPATFWDVFGEKGIPLRTTVSEMGPLLLSRILGLNDLQSNILSIAFKIADDNELLLVDTKDLKAILNYISENNKELAADYGNISKVSISAIVRAIVALEIAGGDKFFFEPALNIKDWFTIGEGGKGMINILDSTSLINNGQLYATFLLWMMSELFETLPEVGDLDKPKMVFFFDEAHLLFDDAPKLLMDKIEQVVKLIRSKGVGIYFVTQNPRDIPDGVLAQLGNKIQHALHAYTPSDMKAVKAAADSFRENPAFKTADIIQELGVGEAVVSFLSEDGTPTVVERVKILPPQSLMGAIDSSVREKEIKQNVLYSKYYEPEDPDSAYEFLERKGLADAEAAAKLKAEQEALKAKEKEEAAAAKAKEKAEAAEAKKKKQAAKSVGNAVAGTVGREVGKSLGGKFGKFGKTLGGNLGASLGRGILSTFFKS, encoded by the coding sequence ATGTATAAAGACGGGAAAATATGGGTAGCTAACAATGATAATGGGGAAAATGTATTTCTTTTGCCTAAAATGGCTAATAGGCACGGGCTTATAGCGGGTGCTACAGGAACCGGTAAAACAGTCACCCTGAAGGTCCTTGCAGAATCTTTCAGTGACATGGGAGTACCGGTATTCTTAGCTGACGTCAAGGGCGATCTGTCCGGAATGGTGCTTGAGGGCACAGATTCAGAGGATATGCAAAAGAGAATTCAGAAATTCGGTCTTGATCAGGCAGGCTTTAAATATCAGAAATATCCTGCTACTTTCTGGGATGTTTTTGGCGAAAAAGGTATTCCGCTTCGCACTACTGTCTCAGAGATGGGACCACTTCTTTTATCAAGGATACTAGGTCTTAACGACCTTCAGAGCAATATCTTGTCTATTGCTTTCAAAATTGCAGATGACAATGAGCTTCTTTTAGTTGATACCAAGGATTTAAAAGCTATTCTCAACTATATTTCCGAGAATAACAAAGAGCTTGCTGCTGATTATGGCAACATATCCAAAGTAAGTATTTCAGCAATTGTCCGAGCTATAGTAGCTCTGGAAATTGCAGGCGGTGACAAATTCTTTTTCGAGCCTGCGCTTAATATCAAAGACTGGTTTACTATAGGCGAAGGCGGCAAGGGAATGATCAACATTCTCGACAGCACAAGCCTTATAAATAACGGTCAGCTGTATGCGACCTTCCTTTTATGGATGATGTCTGAACTGTTTGAGACACTTCCTGAAGTTGGCGATCTTGATAAACCCAAGATGGTATTTTTCTTTGACGAAGCCCATCTGTTATTTGACGATGCTCCCAAGCTTCTTATGGACAAGATTGAGCAGGTTGTTAAGCTCATCAGATCCAAGGGCGTCGGCATCTACTTTGTAACTCAGAATCCAAGAGATATTCCTGATGGTGTTCTGGCTCAGCTCGGTAACAAGATCCAGCACGCACTTCACGCTTATACCCCTTCCGATATGAAAGCAGTTAAGGCCGCTGCTGATTCATTTAGAGAAAATCCGGCTTTTAAGACTGCCGATATTATTCAGGAACTGGGCGTCGGTGAAGCTGTAGTTTCATTTCTGTCCGAAGACGGAACCCCAACAGTCGTTGAAAGAGTAAAAATTCTCCCACCACAGAGTCTGATGGGAGCTATAGATTCCTCTGTCAGAGAAAAAGAAATCAAACAGAATGTACTATATAGCAAGTACTATGAGCCAGAAGACCCTGATTCAGCTTATGAATTCCTGGAAAGAAAGGGACTGGCTGATGCAGAAGCTGCCGCTAAATTAAAGGCTGAGCAGGAAGCTCTTAAGGCAAAAGAAAAAGAAGAAGCCGCTGCTGCTAAGGCTAAAGAAAAGGCAGAAGCCGCCGAAGCCAAAAAGAAAAAGCAGGCTGCTAAATCAGTTGGTAATGCAGTTGCAGGAACAGTCGGACGAGAAGTCGGCAAGTCTCTTGGCGGTAAGTTTGGTAAGTTCGGCAAGACCCTTGGCGGAAATCTCGGTGCAAGCCTTGGAAGGGGCATCCTCTCAACATTCTTCAAGTCCTGA